The following coding sequences are from one Salvia hispanica cultivar TCC Black 2014 chromosome 3, UniMelb_Shisp_WGS_1.0, whole genome shotgun sequence window:
- the LOC125213134 gene encoding uncharacterized protein LOC125213134 encodes MPPKKRGRASSSKSKASSSGVGYEAPHIIDVDEETWDIRGRGQNIFNPKNEYAGRPDRFSLAVHHGGIFVGEEYVGGMLNYVDNCTIRQFELLDLSSIVLKLGYRREYICEFYYCHPSHNQACHGTKVGHPLEPLIDEEHLKRFKKLANKLERIVHVYVLEITEVEARARKHKDQEAYMKDYFSPKSKGVVIEEIDEPPLVVSKQKPLKKAKVNPGIPLLEWYEQDVEFEDYLVSSLAKAREEWRKKEVDESRILKFLMDEFSATVEQLRDDRPTLQPEATLVDTPSSVQVEEQAPQETVVKHRVAAHRVEKITDVPFEPAQPQPYVQVEEQVLQESFVQPAFEEQALQETVVEHRVAAHRVEKITDVPFEPAQSQPNVQVEEQVLQESFVQIQPAPQTETVGYKPVEVSSDAPGSGVESCLGTENEVYRPDLNNLCNLCEPHEYSFIDNLVENWENWEQYLENWVEGGAGQQMKENVGGVDVQASQNLADAAPLDDNLGGGRPQVEEENLAAAGENIVGLEAQTPQSWEDCPLHNEGSDEDSDDDVVQVISVNNMCRDEQLFSSYFEELVRASTDVEVDTSANPSGPLIASGSNASKTTRKRSFSAKITKRKDDGWQLAEEADMLNDLANTDLHDTTDLEEGRRRTNIRCRTFTLTDGLPDWSVGDVFGDREYIRETLRQYSVLSKRDIHIKVNNRKRLRAVCLGRGCQWFVYFRKNPIHNMTDYVVQTMNRRHSLTCSRVQNNRWITSKWLGQRFIEKIKANPHIPLTAIRQCVDEQFGSTISRMKANRAKETALQGIYGKIGDQYKRLFYYKEELLRTHPGSTVHIHYDDERTSSSSGPRFRRIYICLGPLKVGWKRFCRPIIFLDACFLRGMYKGQLFTAIGIDPNNGWWPIAWAVAETESYEQWHWFLDFLDEDLDISANPPRYVFMSDQQKGLGMVIGEKYPQSEHRFCVQHMYNNYKKRFSGDILKKRMWGISSSTTVVEFDQNMDAMQVFNTNAHQYLTRVAPKEKWIKAFFSEHTLCDTQLNNMCETFNSKIVLAREKPIITMLEEIRTQQLERIQIRGQWVKNYDFPVPPVIKEIIDKAAAESTSWRSLWNGEHEYQVTGPYGQFVVNLQTKKCTCRLWQLRGIPCVHAAASILKIGDSITDYVSEYYSRIRMTALYEHVLYPINGMENWPRSSEVGFELVPPNTKRQRGRPRKVRREQNQVQYRENGVEELMRSTLITCSRCGQIGHNRRTCQNDPRPPTPTSQRSGASSSQPQSGAGPSSSRSTAAPRVAPARQAPAAGRGQPTRGTAGAAGPPRPISVTRRAQRCGRRRNAD; translated from the exons ATGCCCCCCAAGAAAAGAGGGCGGGCGTCGTCTTCAAAATCGAAAGCTTCTAGCTCCGGGGTTGGCTATGAAGCTCCGCATATAATAGATGTAGACGAGGAGACGTGGGACATCCGTGGTCGTGGACAGAATATATTCAACCCGAAAAATGAATACG CTGGAAGGCCTGATAGGTTTAGTTTGGCCGTTCACCATGGGGGTATATTTGTTGGCGAAGAATATGTAGGGGGTATGTTGAATTATGTGGATAATTGTACTATCCGGCAATTCGAATTGCTGGACTTGTCATCCATTGTGCTTAAATTAGGTTATCGCAGAGAATACATTTGTGAGTTCTACTACTGCCATCCTTCCCACAATCAAGCATGTCATGGCACTAAAGTTGGTCATCCTCTCGAACCACTTATTGATGAGGAACACTTGAAGAGATTCAAAAAGTTGGCTAACAAACTAGAGAGAATTGtgcatgtttatgttttggaGATCACCGAAGTTGAAGCGAGAGCCCGAAAGCATAAGGACCAAGAGGCATATATGAAGGATTATTTCAGTCCTAAGTCGAAGGGTGTAGTGATAGAGGAAATCGACGAGCCCCCTCTGGTTGTGTCGAAACAGAAGCCGCTGAAGAAGGCGAAGGTCAATCCTGGAATACCTTTGCTTGAGTGGTATGAGCAGGATGTAGAGTTCGAAGACTATTTAGTGAGTAGTTTGGCTAAAGCACGTGAAGaatggagaaagaaagagGTAGATGAATcaagaattttgaaatttttgatggATGAATTTAGTGCAACTGTGGAACAG ttGAGAGATGATCGGCCAACCTTACAGCCCGAAGCAACACTAGTTGATACACCTTCATCTGTGCAAGTTGAGGAGCAAGCCCCACAAGAAACAGTAGTTAAA CATCGTGTGGCAGCGCATAGAGTAGAGAAAATTACTGATGTTCCATTTGAACCTGCACAGCCGCAACCATATGTGCAAGTTGAGGAGCAAGTTCTACAGGAATCATTTGTTCAGCCTGCATTTGAGGAGCAAGCCCTACAAGAAACCGTAGTTGAA cATCGTGTGGCAGCGCATAGAGTAGAGAAAATTACTGATGTTCCATTTGAACCTGCACAGTCACAACCAAATGTACAAGTTGAGGAGCAAGTCCTACAGGAATCATTTGTGCAAATTCAACCAGCCCCACAGACTGAAACAGTTGGTTATAAA CCTGTTGAAGTATCATCCGATGCACCAGGCAGTGGAGTGGAAAGTTGCTTGGGAACCGAGAATGAAGTGTATAGACCcgatttgaataatttgtgTAATTTGTGTGAACCACATGAGTATTCGTTCATTGATAACTTGGTAGAAAATTGGGAAAATTGGGAGCAATACCTTGAAAATTGGGTTGAAGGTGGAGCAGGGCAACAGATGAAGGAGAATGTTGGCGGAGTTGATGTTCAAGCTTCGCAAAACTTGGCCGATGCAGCTCCTCTAGATGATAACTTGGGCGGGGGCAGACCCCAAGTTGAAGAGGAAAACCTAGCTGCAGCAGGGGAGAACATAGTGGGATTAGAAGCCCAGACGCCTCAAAGTTGGGAAGATTGCCCTCTACACAACGAGGGTAGTGATGAAGATTCAGACGATGATGTTGTCCAGGTCATATCTGTCAACAACATGTGTAGAGACGAGCAGCTCTTTTCTTCGTACTTCGAGGAGCTAGTCCGGGCAAGTACTGATGTTGAAGTAGATACTTCTGCAAACCCAAGCGGTCCCTTAATAGCATCTGGTTCGAATGCCTCCAAAACCACGAGGAAGAGATCATTCTCAGCAAAAATTACTAAAAGGAAGGATGATGGGTGGCAGCTGGCAGAAGAAGCCGACATGCTTAATGATTTGGCGAATACCGATCTACATGACACAACTGATCTTGAAGAAGGTAGGCGTAGGACCAATATTCGTTGTCGCACATTCACTCTCACTGATGGCTTGCCGGACTGGAGTGTTGGGGATGTGTTCGGTGATAGAGAGTACATTAGGGAGACACTCCGACAGTATTCAGTGTTGTCGAAGAGGGATATCCACATCAAGGTCAATAACAGGAAAAGGTTAAGAGCCGTGTGCCTTGGACGTGGCTGTCAGTGGTTCGTTTACTTCAGGAAGAATCCCATTCATAACATGACAGACTATGTTGTACAGACGATGAATAGAAGACATTCGCTCACTTGCTCCAGGGTACAGAATAATCGATGGATCACGTCGAAGTGGTTAGGGCAACGGTTCATAGAAAAGATCAAAGCGAACcctcacattccactgacAGCTATTCGACAATGTGTAGATGAGCAATTCGGATCAACTATCAGCAGAATGAAGGCAAATCGGGCTAAAGAAACGGCACTGCAAGGCATCTATGGAAAGATTGGGGATCAGTACAAGAGACTTTTTTACTACAAGGAGGAGTTATTGAGGACGCATCCTGGATCAACTGTCCACATACACTACGATGATGAAAGAACGAGCTCGAGCTCTGGCCCTCGGTTCCGtaggatttatatttgtttagGGCCATTGAAGGTTGGATGGAAACGCTTTTGTCGACCAATAATCTTCCTTGACGCATGTTTCTTGCGTGGGATGTACAAGGGTCAGCTCTTCACCGCTATCGGCATCGATCCCAACAATGGATGGTGGCCAATAGCTTGGGCAGTTGCCGAGACCGAAAGCTACGAGCAATGGCATTGGTTTCTGGATTTCCTAGACGAGGATCTGGATATATCGGCTAATCCTCCTAGATATGTTTTTATGTCGGACCAACAAAAG GGCTTGGGTATGGTAATTGGTGAAAAATATCCACAAAGCGAACACCGATTTTGCGTACAACATATGTACAACAACTACAAGAAGCGCTTCTCCGGAGACATATTGAAGAAGAGGATGTGGGGGATTTCATCTAGCACAACGGTCGTGGAGTTTGACCAAAATATGGATGCAATGCAAGTGTTCAACACAAATGCACACCAGTATCTGACTAGAGTTGCCCCGAAGGAGAAATGGATTAAGGCCTTCTTCTCTGAGCACACTCTTTGTGATACACAG CTCAACAACATGTGTGAGACGTTTAACTCAAAGATTGTTCTTGCTCGAGAGAAGCCAATAATAACCATGCTGGAGGAGATTCGAACACAGCAGCTGGAGCGCATACAGATCAGAGGTCAGTGGGTGAAGAACTATGATTTCCCGGTACCTCCTGTGATCAAGGAGATTATTGATAAAGCAGCCGCAGAGTCGACCTCGTGGAGATCGTTGTGGAACGGTGAGCATGAATACCAAGTCACTGGCCCTTATGGTCAGTTTGTGGTGAATTTGCAAACAAAGAAATGCACGTGTAGGCTTTGGCAACTCAGAGGTATCCCATGTGTGCATGCGGCAGCCTCCATTTTGAAGATCGGCGATTCCATCACAGATTATGTGTCTGAGTATTACTCACGGATCCGCATGACTGCCCTCTACGAGCATGTCTTGTATCCTATCAACGGGATGGAAAATTGGCCTAGATCGTCGGAAGTTGGTTTCGAGTTGGTTCCCCCTAACACAAAAAGGCAACGTGGCCGCCCACGCAAGGTTAGAAGAGAACAAAATCAG